The Lactuca sativa cultivar Salinas chromosome 2, Lsat_Salinas_v11, whole genome shotgun sequence genome includes a window with the following:
- the LOC128132418 gene encoding protein Ycf2-like encodes MDFITKLPRTARGVDAIWVIVERLAKSAHFIPVNESIFVEKLAGIYVREVVARHGVPVSVVSDRDVWFTSRDHFDSISNEDSEYHTLINQREIQQLKERSILWDPSFLQTEGTEIESNRFPKCLSGYSSMSRLFTEREKQMINHLLPEEIEEFLGNPTRSVRSFFSDRWSEFHLGSNPTERSTRDQKLLKKQQDLSFLRRSENKEMVNLFKIITYLQNTVSIHPISSDSGCDMVPKDEPDMDSSNKISFLNKNPFFDLFHLFHDRNRGGYTLHHDFESEERFQELADLFTLSITEPDLVYHKRFAFSIDSYGLDPKQFLNGVFNSRYEWKTTSLLVLLVLLPIFYEENESFYRRIRKKRVRISCGNDLEEPKPKIVVFASNNIMEAANQYRLIRNLIQIQHSTHRYIRNVLNRFFLMNRSDRNFKYGIQRDQIGKDTLNHRTLMKYMINQHLSNLKKSQKRWFDPLIFFSRTKRSMNRDPDAYRYKWSTGSKNFQEHFVSEQKSRFQVVFDRLRINQYSIDWSEVIDKKDLSKPLRFFLSKLLLFLSNSLPFLFVSFGNIPIHRSEIYIYELKGPNDPQFLESIGLQIVHLKKLKPFLLDDHETCQKSKFLINGGTISPFLFNKIPKWMIDSFHTRNNRRKSFDNTDSYFSMIFHDQYNWLNPVKSFHRSSLRSSFYKANQLRFLNNPHHFCFYCNKRFPFYVEKARINNYDFTYGQFLNILFIRNKIFSLCVGKKKHAFWGRDTISAIESQVSNIFIPKAFPQSGDETYNLYKSFHFPSRSNPFVRRAIYSIADISGTPLTEGQIVNFERTYCQPLSDMNLSDSEGKNLYQYLNFNSNMGLIHTPCYEKYLPSEKRKKRSLCLKKCVEKGQMYRTFQRDSAYSTLSKWNLFQTYIPWFLTSTGYRYLKFLFLDTFSDLLPILSSSQKFVSIFHDIMHGSNISWRILQKKFCLPQRNLISEISSKCLHNLLLSEEMIHRNNESPLISTHLTNVREFLYAILFLLLVAAYLACTRLLFVFGASSELQTEFEKVKSLMIPSSMIELRKLLDRYPTSEPNSFWFLKQLGDSLGGNMLLGGGPAYRVKSIRSKKKYLNINLIDIIDLISIIPNPINRITFSRNTRHLSHTSKEIYSLIRKRKNVNGDWIDDKIESWVANSDSIDDEKREFLVQFSTLTTEKRIDQILLSLTHSDHFSKNDSGYQMIEQPGAIYLRYLVDIHKKYLMNYEFNTSSLAERRYCALFVHNIKFEKRISLLKPPISKGPEKLSSYESGIEPIGDAWLQFRIRYYMFALVFVVFDVETVFLYPWAMSFDVLGVSVFVEALIFVLILIVGLVYAWRKGALEWS; translated from the exons atggacttcattacgaagctaCCGAGGACGGCGAGGGgagtggatgccatatgggttatTGTGGAGAGACTggcgaagagtgcccatttcattccgGTCAACGAGAGTATATTCGTAGAAAAGTTGGCAGGCATCTATGTTCGAGAAGTGGTGGCAAGGCACGGGGTGCCGGTGTCAGTGGTTTCGGATAGGGATGTTTGGTTTACATCCAG AGATCATTTTGATTCCATTAGTAATGAGGATTCGGAATATCACACATTGATCAATCAAAGAGAGATTCAACAACTAAAAGAAAGATCGATTCTTTGGGATCCTTCCTTTCTTCAAACGGAAGGAACAGAGATAGAATCAAACCGATTCCCGAAATGCCTTTCTGGATATTCCTCAATGTCCCGGCTATTCACGGAACGTGAGAAGCAGATGATTAATCATCTGCTTCCAGAAGAAATCGAAGAATTTCTTGGGAATCCTACAAGATCCGTTCGTTCTTTTTTCTCTGACAGATGGTCAGAATTTCATCTGGGTTCGAATCCTACTGAGAGGTCCACTAGAGATCAGAAATTGTTGAAGAAACAACAAGATCTTTCTTTTCTCAGGCGATCGGAAAATAAAGAAATGGTTAATCTATTCAAGATAATTACGTATTTACAAAATACCGTCTCAATTCATCCTATTTCATCAGATTCGGGATGTGATATGGTTCCGAAGGATGAACCGGATATGGACAGTTCCAACAAGATTTCATTCttgaacaaaaatccattttttgatttatttcatCTATTCCATGACCGGAACAGGGGAGGATACACGTTACACCACGATTTTGAATCAGAAGAGAGATTTCAAGAACTGGCAGATTTATTCACTCTATCAATAACCGAGCCGGATCTGGTGTATCATAAGAGATTTGCCTTTTCTATTGATTCCTATGGATTGGATCCAAAACAATTCTTGAATGGGGTATTCAACTCCAGGTATGAATGGAAAACGACATCTTTATTGGTTTTATTGGTTCTACTTCCTATTTTTTATGAAGAGAATGAATCTTTTTATCGAAGGATCAGAAAAAAAAGGGTCCGGATCTCCTGCGGGAATGATTTGGAAGAGCCAAAACCAAAAATAGTGGTATTTGCTAGCAACAACATAATGGAGGCAGCCAATCAATATAGATTGATCCGAAATCTGATTCAAATCCAACATAGCACCCATAGGTACATAAGAAATGTATTGAATCGATTCTTTTTAATGAATAGATCCGATCGCAACTTCAAATATGGAATTCAAAGGGATCAAATAGGAAAGGATACTCTGAATCATAGAACTCTAATGAAATATATGATCAACCAACATTTATCGAATTTGAAAAAGAGTCAGAAGAGATGGTTTGAtcctcttatttttttttctcgaACCAAGAGATCCATGAATCGGGATCCTGATGCATATAGATACAAATGGTCCACTGGGAGCAAGAATTTCCAGGAACATTTCGTTTCTGAGCAGAAGAGCCGTTTTCAAGTAGTGTTCGATCGATTACGTATTAATCAATATTCGATTGATTGGTCTGAGGTTATCGACAAAAAAGATTTGTCTAAGCCACTTCGTTTCTTTTTGTCCAAGTTGCTTCTTTTTTTGTCTAACTCACTTCCTTTTTTGTTTGTCAGTTTCGGGAATATCCCCATTCATAGGTCCGAGATCTACATCTATGAATTGAAAGGTCCGAATGATCCACAGTTTTTAGAATCAATAGGTCTTCAAATCGTTCATTTGAAAAAATTGAAACCCTTCTTATTGGATGATCATGAGACTTGCCAAAAATCTAAATTCTTGATCAATGGAGGAACAATATCACCATTTTTGTTCAATAAGATACCAAAGTGGATGATTGACTCATTCCATACTAGAAATAATCGCAGGAAATCCTTTGATAACACGGATTCCTATTTCTCAATGATATTCCACGATCAATACAATTGGCTGAATCCCGTGAAATCATTTCATAGAAGTTCATTGAGATCTTCTTTTTATAAAGCAAATCAACTTCGATTCTTGAATAATCCACATCACTTCTGCTTCTATTGTAACAAAAGATTCCCCTTTTATGTGGAAAAGGCCCGTATCAATAATTATGATTTTACGTATGGACAATTCCTCAATATCTTGTTCATTCGCAACAAAATATTTTCTTTGTGCGTCGGTAAAAAAAAACATGCTTTTTGGGGGAGAGATACTATTTCAGCAATCGAGTCACAGGTATCTAACATATTCATACCTAAGGCTTTTCCACAAAGTGGTGACGAAACGTATAACTTGTACAAATCTTTCCATTTTCCAAGTCGATCCAATCCATTCGTTCGTAGAGCTATTTACTCGATCGCAGACATTTCTGGAACACCTCTAACAGAGGGACAAATAGTCAATTTTGAAAGAACTTATTGTCAACCTCTTTCAGATATGAATCTATCTGATTCAGAAGGGAAGAACTTGTATCAGTATCTCAATTTCAATTCAAACATGGGTTTGATTCACACTCCATGTTATGAGAAATATTTACCATCCGAAAAGAGGAAAAAACGGAGTCTTTGTCTAAAGAAATGCGTTGAGAAAGGGCAGATGTATAGAACTTTTCAACGAGATAGTGCTTATTCAACTCTCTCAAAATGGAATCTATTCCAAACATATATTCCATGGTTCCTTACTTCGACAGGGTACAGATAtctaaagtttttatttttagataCTTTTTCAGACCTATTGCCGATACTAAGTAGCAGTCAAAAATTTGTATCCATTTTTCATGATATTATGCATGGATCAAATATATCATGGCGAATTCTTCAGAAAAAATTCTGTCTTCCACAAAGGAATCTGATAAGTGAGATTTCGAGTAAGTGTTTGCATAATCTTCTTCTGTCCGAAGAAATGATTCATCGAAATAATGAGTCACCATTGATATCGACACATCTGACAAATGTTCGGGAGTTCCTCTATGCAATCCTTTTCCTTCTTCTTGTTGCTGCATATCTCGCTTGTACACGTCTTCTCTTTGTTTTCGGGGCCTCTAGTGAGTTACAGACAGAGTTCGAAAAGGTCAAATCTTTGATGATTCCATCATCTATGATTGAGTTGCGAAAACTTCTGGATAGGTATCCTACATCTGAACCGAATTCTTTCTGGTTTCTGAAACAATTAGGAGATTCTCTAGGTGGCAACATGCTATTGGGTGGTGGTCCCGCTTATAGGGTCAAATCAATACGCTCTAAGAAGAAATATTTGAATATAAATCTCATCGATATCATCGATCTCATAAGTATCATACCAAATCCCATCAATCGAATCACTTTTTCGAGAAATACGAGACATCTAAGTCATACAAGTAAAGAGATCTATTCAttgataagaaaaagaaaaaacgtGAACGGGGACTGGATTGATGATAAAATAGAATCCTGGGTTGCAAACAGCGATTCGATTGATGATGAAAAAAGAGAATTCTTGGTTCAGTTCTCCACCTTAACGACAGAAAAAAGGATTGATCAAATTTTATTGAGTCTGACTCATAGTGATCATTTCTCAAAGAATGACTCTGGTTATCAAATGATTGAACAACCGGGAGCAATTTACTTACGATACTTAGTTGACATTCATAAAAAGTATCTAATGAATTATGAGTTCAATACATCCTCTTTAGCAGAAAGACGGTATTGCGCGCTATTTGTGCACAATATAAAGTTTGAAAAGCGAATATCTTTGCTAAAAC CTCCGATTAGCAAAGGACCGGAGAAACTTTCTAGTTATGAATCGGGTATAGAACCAATAGGCGACGCTTGGTTACAATTTAGAATCCGCTATTATATGTTTGCTctagtttttgttgtttttgatgttGAAACGGTTTTTCTTTATCCATGGGCAATGAGTTTTGATGTATTAGGTGTATCTGTATTTGTAGAAGCTTTAATTTTCGTGCTTATCTTAATTGTTGGTTTAGTTTATGCATGGCGAAAGGGGGCATTGGAATGGTCTTAG
- the LOC128132212 gene encoding NAD(P)H-quinone oxidoreductase subunit K, chloroplastic, with product MNSIEFPLFDRTTQNSVISTTLNDLSNWSRLSSLWPLLYGTSCCFIEFASLIGSRFDFDRYGLVPRSSPRQADLILTAGTVTMKMAPSLVRLYEQMPEPKYVIAMGACTITGGMFSTDSYSTVRGVDKLIPVDVYLPGCPPKPEAIIDAITKLRKKISREIYPDRTMSQRENRCFTTNHKFQVGHSIHTGNYDQGFLYQPTSTSEIPPETFFKYKSSVSSPELVN from the coding sequence ATGAATTCCATTGAGTTTCCCTTATTTGATCGAACAACCCAAAATTCAGTTATTTCAACTACATTAAATGATCTTTCAAATTGGTCAAGACTCTCTAGTTTATGGCCGCTTCTCTATGGTACCAGTTGTTGCTTCATTGAATTTGCTTCACTAATAGGCTCACGATTCGACTTTGATCGTTATGGACTAGTACCAAGGTCGAGTCCTAGACAAGCGGACCTTATTTTAACAGCCGGAACAGTAACAATGAAAATGGCCCCTTCCTTAGTGAGATTATACGAGCAAATGCCTGAACCAAAATATGTTATTGCTATGGGAGCATGTACAATTACAGGGGGGATGTTCAGTACCGATTCTTATAGTACTGTTCGTGGAGTCGATAAGCTAATTCCTGTGGATGTATATTTGCCGGGCTGTCCACCTAAACCAGAAGCAATTATAGATGCTATAACAAAACTTCGTAAGAAAATATCTCGAGAAATCTATCCAGATAGAACTATGTCTCAGCGAGAGAATCGTTGTTTTACTACCAATCACAAGTTTCAGGTTGGGCATAGTATTCATACTGGAAATTATGATCAAGGATTCCTTTATCAACCGACATCTACTTCAGAGATTCCTCCTGAAACATTTTTCAAATACAAAAGTTCAGTATCTTCCCCCGAATTAGTAAATTAG